A stretch of DNA from Halioglobus japonicus:
CAGCTATATCGGTGGCTGGGGTATCCAGGCGGCGGCGTTTGGCGCGGCGGAGGTCTGTTGCCTGGATAGCTCGGCGCTTGCGCTGGAGGGTGCGCAGGCCAATGCAGCCCTCAATGGCGTGGCAGACCGCTTCAATACCAGGCAGGGCTCTGCCCCCGAGACCATGAAGCATATGATCGACGAGGGTCTTGGCTACGACGTCGTGATTCTCGATCCGCCGGCGTTTATCCAGCGGCGCAAGGACATCAAGAAAGGCATTACCGCGTACCGACGGATTAATGAGTTGGGCCTGCGCCTGTTGCGCCCGGGTGGCTTACTCGTGGCAGGTTCCTGTTCCATGCACCTGGCGCGGGCAGATCTGATCAGCGCCATGCAGCAGGCAGCGGTGCGCGCCGGTTGCCGGCTGCGGGTGGTGGAGCAGGGCGCTCAGGGGCCGGATCATCCGGTCCATCCGGCCATTCCCGAAACCGAGTATCTCAAGGCGGTGTTCGCGGTGCGCAGCTGAGAGCGCGCGTAAACGCCTAGTCCCGCAGCGAAATCACCGGCCAGTCTGCGTCCCGCGCAACGCTCAGCAGGGTTGCGTCAGGGTCAACGGCCACTGGTTTGTCCACCTCGCGCAGCAGCGGCAGGTCATTCATTGAATCACTGTAGAAATAAGCGCCTTCCAGAGTGATGTCCTGATTCTCCAGCCATGCCTGCAGGCGTTCCACCTTGCCCTCCCGGTAGGTGGGGACACCGCTGGGTTCGCCCGTATAGGCCCCGTCGACAATCTCCGCCTCGCAGGCCAGTAGCTCTTCAATGCCCAGTGCCTGCGCAATGGGTGCAGTGATAAAGCGATTGGTGGCAGTAATGATCAGGAGCTGGTCGCCGCGCTCCCGGTGACGTTCAATCAGGGTTGCTGCTTTGGGCAGCATGATAGGCTCGATTTTTTCGGCCATAAACTGACGGTGCCAGGCGGCAAGCGTCTCCTCGGTCTGCCCTTTGAGTGGGCCCAGTGCAAAGCGCAAATAGGCGTCGATATCCAGTTCACCGGCTTCATAGTCGGCGTAGAACTGCTCGTTGCGCGCGGCAAATGTGTCCGCATCCACAATGCCCTGTTCGCAGACAAACTGCCCCCAGAGATAGTCACTGTCGCCGCCAATCAGGGTGTTGTCGAGGTCGAAGATGGCCAGAGGCATTGCGCGGGGCTCCAAAAAACGGGGCGCCAATATAGCGCGGCGGCGCAGGGGAGTAAATTTCTCTGAGGCCGCAAAGTGTGGAAGAATAGCCGGTTCATGATAAAGAATTGAATTGGCAGCGTGATTGATAAAGAGGGCTATCGGGCCAACGTAGGGATAGTACTGGCGAATGACCAGGGCCAGGTGCTGTGGGCGCGCCGGGTAGGCGGTCGCGATGCGTGGCAATTCCCCCAGGGCGGCATTAACCGCGGTGAATCCCCCGAGCAAGCCCTGTACCGGGAGCTAGAAGAAGAGATTGGCTTGTCGCCAGAGTCGGTCGAGATTCTCGCGGTTACCCGCGGCTGGCT
This window harbors:
- a CDS encoding HAD family hydrolase, whose translation is MPLAIFDLDNTLIGGDSDYLWGQFVCEQGIVDADTFAARNEQFYADYEAGELDIDAYLRFALGPLKGQTEETLAAWHRQFMAEKIEPIMLPKAATLIERHRERGDQLLIITATNRFITAPIAQALGIEELLACEAEIVDGAYTGEPSGVPTYREGKVERLQAWLENQDITLEGAYFYSDSMNDLPLLREVDKPVAVDPDATLLSVARDADWPVISLRD